DNA from bacterium:
GGCGTTGGAGATCGAGCCCGACATCACGATGGACGACGGCGCCGACCTGGTCAGCTTCCTCCACACCGAGCGGGTCCACTTGCTGCCCAAGATCCTCGGCGGCACCGAGGAGACCACCACCGGCGTCATCCGGCTGAAGAGCATGGCCCGGGACAAGGCCCTCAAGTATCCGATCGTCGCGGTCAACAACGCCGACACCAAGCACTTCTTCGACAACCGCTATGGCACCGGCCAATCCACGCTGGACGGCATTTTGCGGGCGACCAACCGCCTCATTGCCGGCTCGACCTTCGTCGTGGCCGGCTACGGCTACTGCGGCCGCGGCTTGGCCGAAAGGGCCCGCGGCATGGGCGCCAAGGTCACCGTCACCGAAGTCGACCCGCTTCGCGCGCTCGAGGCCCAGATGGACGGCTTCAAGGTCGCGACCATGCAGGAAGCCGCCGCCGAGGGCGATTTCTTCGTCACCGTCACCGGCAACAAGGGCGTCATCCGCAAGGAGCACTTCGAGGTCATGAAAGACGGAGCGGTGGTCGCCAACAGCGGCCACTTCAACGTCGAGATCGACATCCCGGCCCTCGAGGAGCTGGCCAAGGGCAAGCGGACCATCCGCGACTTCGTCGACGAGTACAGCCTGCCCGGCAACCGCAAGGTTTACCTGCTGGGCGAAGGCCGCCTGATCAACTTGGCCAGCGCCGAGGGCCATCCCAGCCAGGTCATGGACATGAGCTTCGCCAACCAGGCCCTCTGCGCCGAGTTTCTGGTGCAGAACAAGGGCAAGCTGGAGCAGCGGGTCTACGACGTGCCCAAGCCCATCGACCAGGAGATCTCCCGGCTCAAGCTCAAGGCCCTGGGCGTCAAGATCGACGTCCTGACGCCGGAGCAGGAGCGGTATTTGGCCAGCTGGCAAGAGGGGACGTAGTCCAGGCTGAAGTGTCATCCTGAGCGAAGCGAATACCCAAACTACGGGCACAAGGGATCTACGACCACCCAAGCCGGATGATCTACCTTGGGCAGTCGCAGATCCTTCGTCGCTTCGCTCCTCAGGATGACATTCTCATTGCCGCCTTCTCCTAAAATCTCCATAATCGCCTTGTGAGCCAAGGTTTCGGCATCCTTCTGGTCCTGCTGTTGGCGTCCACCGGGATCGCCCTGTCCTACTTCGACCCC
Protein-coding regions in this window:
- the ahcY gene encoding adenosylhomocysteinase, with the protein product MNSDIRDKSLSAKGKLRMEWAERDMPVLRQIRERFHKEKPLKGVKIAACLHVTTETGNLMVTLKEGGAELTLCASNPLSTQDDLAATLVVDHGIPVFAIKGENKEVYYKHLEQALEIEPDITMDDGADLVSFLHTERVHLLPKILGGTEETTTGVIRLKSMARDKALKYPIVAVNNADTKHFFDNRYGTGQSTLDGILRATNRLIAGSTFVVAGYGYCGRGLAERARGMGAKVTVTEVDPLRALEAQMDGFKVATMQEAAAEGDFFVTVTGNKGVIRKEHFEVMKDGAVVANSGHFNVEIDIPALEELAKGKRTIRDFVDEYSLPGNRKVYLLGEGRLINLASAEGHPSQVMDMSFANQALCAEFLVQNKGKLEQRVYDVPKPIDQEISRLKLKALGVKIDVLTPEQERYLASWQEGT